Genomic window (Arachis hypogaea cultivar Tifrunner chromosome 13, arahy.Tifrunner.gnm2.J5K5, whole genome shotgun sequence):
ATGCCAATTACCTTCTCAAGGTTGATCCAGGCATCAATCTAGCCCATGCTAGCTTCATCTCATGTGGGTTTTCAACTGGCTATGGAGCTGCATGGAAGGAAGCCCAAGTTGAAAGTGGATCAAGTGTTGCTGTTTTTGGTCTTGGTGCTGTAGGATTAGGGGTATGCTTCAAAGAGATTTGTTGGAAGTTACTCAATCCGTCCATCAATAACTGTCGGACTGAAAAAAATTTCGTACATATCCGACAGTTATCGATGGATGGAGGGAGTAGTTTGCTTCTAGTTTTGAGCCTTGATGAGTTTTGATAATGACCTTGTGATGCAGGCTATAAGCGGAGCGAAAATGCTGGGGGCTACTAAGATAATAGGGATTGACACAAATGAGatgaagagagaaaaagggaaagcttTTGGAATGACTGATTTTATAAATCCTCAAGATTCTGATAAACCTCCATCAGAATTGGTGAAGGAACTGAGTGATGGATTTGGTGTGGATTATTCTTTTGAGTGCACTGGAGTTCCATCTTTGATTAGTGAATCCTTAGCAGCCACAAAGATGGTTAGTTTCACTTCTGTCAAGTAATTCAGCTGTTTGATTTCATCAAATTATTATATGATCCTTGCTTCTAATTGTTGTTTCGGATTATGTAGGGAACCGGTAAAGCAATATCTATTGGCGCGCCAAATGAACCTATTGTGCCTTTCAATCATACAACAATTCTGGCTGGCAGAACTCTGAAGGGTTCTGTTTTTGGAGGTCTAAAAACCATGTCAGACCTTTCAATTGTAGCTGACAAATGCCAAAAGGAGGTACTTTAAACTTTAAAGACACTTAAGTTCAATAGATACACTACGTTATCGTTTCTGGAATATGCTTAATACATTGATGAAGAAGTCTCACAATTATTTAATGTATTCGGACTATTTATTTACATTTTCACAGGAGTTCCCTCTTCAGGAGCTATTCACCCATGAGGTCCCATTGACAGATATAAGCAAAGCATTTGATCTACTCAAAGAGCCAAATTGTGTCAAAGTTGTCATCAAGATATGATTTTCTAACAATTGATGGATGTAAAATTCAAATTATGCAGCTTCAGATAGTTTTATAGGAGAATATTCTGCTTTAAAAATCACAGAAGTTGCAGTCCAACAACTGTTCTGTGTGAATATGAATAAAGAATTGTTTGATGCATGTGTGTATAAGTTGGCAGTTATTTTACTTCACCATTGTAatgcaaaatcaaacaaatttgtGATATGCAATGTAACTTTTTATTCAAGTGCAAATGTTTTAATAAGAAGTAAGGTGTTCAGCTCCTACTTTGAAATTTATTCAAACAGGCAAATAATCAAGTTTCAGTGAGTAACTTTGCTTATGTAAGCTCCTAATTGCAGGAACAAGTGAACATAACTGAATTCATTGTCAATTCGTCACTATTCAACAAAAGTAGACATACTCTTTGAGTTTGTCATCTGATTCTCTATACTAATCTATTCTATACAACATGTATATGCTAATCTATGTCAATCTTCTACAGTCTGAGATTTATAGCCCATTCAAGCGAGAAGTGATCCG
Coding sequences:
- the LOC112736966 gene encoding alcohol dehydrogenase 1, yielding MSTSQGVITCKAAVCWGLGMTLKLEEIQVDPPKSGEVRVKMLCASICHTDVSGIQGSPYVNGFPLVPGHEGVGVVETVGDEVKNLKEGDMVIPTYIGECGHCRNCVSGKTNLCLTYPFRITGFMPDNTSRMSCRGKKLKHTWTCATWSEYTVVNANYLLKVDPGINLAHASFISCGFSTGYGAAWKEAQVESGSSVAVFGLGAVGLGAISGAKMLGATKIIGIDTNEMKREKGKAFGMTDFINPQDSDKPPSELVKELSDGFGVDYSFECTGVPSLISESLAATKMGTGKAISIGAPNEPIVPFNHTTILAGRTLKGSVFGGLKTMSDLSIVADKCQKEEFPLQELFTHEVPLTDISKAFDLLKEPNCVKVVIKI